The Polyodon spathula isolate WHYD16114869_AA chromosome 15, ASM1765450v1, whole genome shotgun sequence genome segment CGTTTAAGTTTGCTTCGTAGTTTTGGCTACTACTAGTAAGGTCTGTAAATATGAatttcatgtttcattttaatttattaggaGAGGCAAATGTTCAGCGCTGTTGTGTTAGAGAAGGCTTGCATGCATACTGCGTTTGTTCTTCCTATTTGATGGATATTATTAGGCAATGTTAAGCAACTAATGGTATGCAGtatacagaaacaaacaacataaaaacgtTTGTGTTTGCCCCCAAACACTTGGACCAAAAAACATCTAGGTACAGTAAACAGTGCATATCACTAGTGTGGACAACAGTTAATAAACCATGGTTTCTTCATTTCGAACATGCAATGAGATTTTCTGCTGTGTACTTGTACGCACTGTGTATTAGTCAGTTCcaagtattaataaatataatggaAATTTTCCAGCATTTAGTAGTGCTGTGTGACATGCGTTGGTGTGCtgtaattgtatattaaaaagccTGAGGAGATGCACTTTGTTGAAACTTGTGGTCCTTTAAATccagcaataacaaaaaaagaaaatacacccAAGGAATGTAACTATCATTACTGCATAATGTTTTAGCCACTGCCCTGAGGTTACATAATCTTGAAATGTACCGCACACCATATTATAATTaattttgatgtttatttttgtattttgttaatacaTTCCATCATGTTTTTTAGGTGGAACTATAGCAGTTTGTGTAATAGAAGGAAAAAGGGTTTGAGGTTACAGTTAGTCATGTGATTTTCCTCTCTTGGTTTTATAAATACACAGTGGTTGTTAATGTGGTCTTCATGTAGCACACTGTAACATTACAGAAGGCCTACATTGGCAGCCCTTGATGATCTGTTTCCGTTGCTTTACCGTGATGTATGAACTGATGACCAATGGGGTGGGTGTTTTCACAAGGCCTTTAAGTGCTGTTTGCTATTAACACACCCTCAGACCAAAAACCCACCTTTGTGAGAAATTAATCTTCACATTAAGATAGTTGCCCACCTTGTCAAAGAAATATAAggcactgttaaaaacaaaacaaaaaaaaacccctttgATACTATTATAAATGTCACAGGGATTAATAGGTTGTGTGAGAACTACGTATTGACAGAATAATTTTCATGCAGTTTGTCAGTGTTCTTTAATCTGATGCTGCTGATCTTGAAATACTTTAGCATTCAGCTATCTGTGTTTTATAACTGACTTTTAAAACTGTTCCAACACATTTCAGTCACTTTGGTGACTGGTTCATTTAGGTTTcattgcattatactgtatactgtaatgtaCTGTGTCAGTGGTCATTTTCTGGCAAAGTAAAGCTCAGTGATATGTGCTCTCTTTTCCATCTTTCAGATAAAGCCCCCTTTTCTAAAAGCCTGCTGATCATCCTAAGTGCCCTAGCCTTCTTGTTAGCAGTGCCATTCTCAAAGTACAAGAGCCTTTTTATGTACAACCtacaaacaatcaaacaagaaTTTCAGGTACAGTAAGAGTCATTAAACCTTATTTATCAATGCTGTTGTTGCCTATTGTAACTTTCTTTTGTACATAATATACTATAGGTGTTTTTTCAGAGATACAATATGTTCAattgtgacaaaaataaatatcttaagAGGTAATTTGATACATACGCATTCATGTGGCGGgttattaaatgttttcagttgtgttttttttcagaattatccAAAATATCCTTTTAAAGTACTTTCAGATAACTTTTACTACTGCTTAAAAGGAAGaatggctgtattttttaaagcatgccTTCTCCTACCAGCATGCAGTAGGGTTTCTTGTGCAGTCGAAGGAGTTGCATGCTACAATATGTTGTGTATTTTAGCAGTCTTGCTCGTGTGATAAATAACAGAATTGATGAAATGTGAGGTTTTATCTGCATACAGTACACCAAAGTATTAAATACCAGTACATTCAGAATGTAACACTGTCTCATGAAACCTACCATTATGAGGGAATtggaaaaaaatttaataattcACCATTTCTGCCATAACATATTTTTCTGTgctatgtatataaaataaaatagaatggaGAGATGAAACCGTATTCCTGCCCTTGTTCTGTTTTAGATCTGGAGGTTAATATGCGGAAGGTTTATTTGCCTGGACCTGACACATGCATTCTGTAGTAGCCTCCTTATCTACAATTTCAGGATTTTTGAAAGACGATACGGCAGCAGGAAATTTGcagtatgtattgttttgttaccCACATGAGAACTGGTCTTTTTGTTCTAGTTATCTGTTTGAAAAAGTATTATTTGAACAAAGCTTTGTGCTTACATTTTTTGATGCATATAGcctatgtttttaaaacttttttttttttttcattctgcattgtatatatataaatgtcttcatctttttaataaaatgtggcTCACGTAGACAGATTGTGTCTAGAAGAAGGGGAGAGGGAAGGGGCCTGTGGCCTTGCAGCTAAAATCACTTACTGTGTAGTTTTGTGTACAGCACCTGATTCTTTAGCACTGTATCTTTCCTCCAACTGCGATGGAAGGTTTTTAAATATTCCGTGAAAAGCTTTTGTTGATAAAGATACATGTATGTTTGAAACTGGTTTCAACATGATCTGATCCTCCTGGTTCTCTTTGCAGTCATTCTTATTGTGCTCTTGGGTTTTCTCTGCCTTGTTCGACACCCTGCTTGTTGAAGCTCTGCACTACGCATGTGATGTGAAAGTGGATGTCCTACCATCGGGGCTGTAAGTTTTCTGATTATTTTACCCtttaaataacatattcattAATGTTAGGAAAAGACCAGAGGCGGTGCGCTCTCTTTCAAGTTTAATAATTTCTCTACCAAAAAAcgtaatgtttttattatcagTAGCCCAACTAGTTACAGACATGATAGAAATGACACCTGCGTATCCCTtgtcatttaataaagaaaaaaaaaactgtcacttCAGAAACTCTACTTTtttgagtcttttcagaagcagaccctgtaaaaagaaattattattatatttttttctgaaatacagTAGTTAGTAACCATGGTAAAGTATGATTAAgcataaacagaaacagaatggTAGCGAAACAAGCAtgtaaggaataaaaaaagtaaGGATATATGATAAAGTATCCCCTtggtatactgtaaaataaaatacagtttcagTCTTAAGGCTCTCATTACTTCACAGACTGAGGTTAATTTGGCACAACTACTGTAGAAACCCAAAATGCACACATATTCTTCCACAGCATGTCATCTGATAGCATAGCCTGTACTGTACGTTTTGTTACAAATCTAAAGTGTTGCATTTTGCGTAGAGTAAAATGTTATTATCATCTCACAATTATTGAATATTTACCAtgcataaataaaacttttttggtTGTGGTTAAATATTCACACTCTTATGCTATTTTTAACAATGTTGTATTTGATGGATGGACTGTGAAGTTTAATTAAGATGGTAAATAAAAGGTGTTAGCTTGTGCACATGgcatttctgtatgttttatcAAGGAGAGGGGCCACTTACAGATCTGAGCTTGGGAATTTATTGTGTGATGGGTAAATATCCCTGGTTACTGAGATGTACTGGAGGCTTACGCACgtatttatgaaaataaagcTGTTGTGCATCTTGAGAAATGGGGAATAGACATTCAAGTTCTTCAGACTTAAGAATATAGGCGAAACAGACAGAACATCtggacagtttattttttaaattggattttattttacactttatttagaaaaacaaacaaacaagcagatcttgtcccccacaaaaaaaaaaaaaaaaaagcatcacagcTTGTTTTACCTCGAGAAAGATATAGGGCTGATGATTTTCAGTGCCAAACACGGAATTAATTATATGAAATGGAATTAAGTGCTGtgaaaaatagcttttttttgtataaagcaaAATGTGCTAAGAAGTTGGTTGTTCTATTGTATGAGACGTCATATGTATGTTACTGCTGTACTAAACATATCATTTATATAATAACAGGATGTTTTACAGTGGCATGTTTCAAATTGGTCATATCAGTATAAAAGTATTACAGTGATCAAAATGTTAGGTAATGCAGGGTACGAGTGTTTGTACTGCTGTAGCCAACTAATAGGTTTTTGAACGCAGTAACTTTGCGGTAGTAGTgctacaaaacacatttttcataaatggcatattgctttattaaaacaTACTATGTCCCAAACTGTGTGGTTgctgtattgtatatttttgcaAGGGATGCATTTTTGTCAACATGCTTCTTTGGAAATGATCATTACAGTAGCTCATAGAAAAGACATAGCTATATTTATGAAATGTATGTAGTTAACCTGGAGACAAAATGCCTTCAGTTAAGACCATATACATAAAGCAGGTGCAAATCAGGCATACATATGTATTTTCCTTAAATAGAAATCAACTTTTTCTGAAATGGAATGCAGTGGTGTAGAAAACAGAACTGTTCCAAATTTCTATTGGAAAATCAATCTACAAGACTTTGGAAAAGTCCCCTGTGATATTATTGAACAAGACCGTGATccagagcacagcacagatgcACCAATGCCCACAGATCTCAAACAAGTTGACACAAAGTGAAACCGTATttacaaataattcaaataaaatgtaaatcaaagatttaaaaatgGTGGATCCTTAAATCATTTCACTGTTAATGTTGCTGAGTGAACGGATGCTGCCGGATGTGCGGAAACTCTTCCTTCTGACACTGCGCAGGTAGTTGCGGTACAGAATGACACTGATGACTCGATCCTGGAATTGTTTTGACACTATGTAATATAAGATAATGTCAAGGCAGGTGCTCAGGTTCATAAGGAAGGTGGTGAAGGCCCCCCAAGCGCTGAAATCCTTGCCACTGTTCTCCAGCAATTGGAAGACAAAGCAGATATGAAAGGGGACAAAGCAAACAATCACTTGAACAATCAGGGTGATGATGATCCTAATAGACTTCGTCTTGACCTTGGGCTTCAATTTGGAAGTCCGCCCATGAATGAGGTTGTCGACGATGACTGAGTAGCATCCGATCATGATGAAAATAGGGACAAGAAAAAAGAAGATGAGACGCATGAAGTTCACAGGGTTGGAGTGTTTTAAGTGTATGATGTCGCTCATTTTCAGGCAGGTGGTGAAGTTGGAGAAAGCATCAGGGTCGTTTTCTGAAGTGAGCACTGGCACCGTGCTGCCCAGAGTCATTATCCACACGCCAACGCAGGAGATCATGGCTTTGCTTACATTCTTCAGCTCCTTGGAGTGCTTGGGCTGCACAATAGCCACGTATCGATCAGCGCTGATTAAAGCAAAAAGCCAGAGAGCGATGCAGGGGTAAAAGACAGTCAAGGCGGCTGTCATCCGGCAGAAAATGTCTCCAAAGGGCCAGTAGTTCTTGCCATAGTAAACCATGCGGAAAGGCAGAACCATAATAAAAATCAGGTCCACTAAGGCCACATTCATCATGTATACAGTCACAGAGTTTCTCCTCTTTGTGGTCAAGCCAAAGACCCATAGTGCAGTGATGTTTACAATTATTCCAATTATAAAAATAGAACTGTAGAAAACCAAGGCAGCTGTTCTGTATTCATTGGGCTCAGTTTCCAGAGGCATAATACTGTAAGACATGTTGAAGCTCATTGTAGATGATTCTCTTCAAGACATGACTCCGCACTaggaagacaaaaaacaaaaagaaaaaaacaggtattatgtctaaataaaaacagaaaccagaaaaaaaagaatattaagcgtctacattttctgtttgttatgtCTGTGGTTCCACTGTGGTGTTCTCACGGTACTTACTGACCCTCATTGATATGTGCAAGTCCAAACagataattcatttttaatactggtaaaaattgttttataaggACACATGAACAATATATAACCATTGCAGCAATCGGAACATTATATCTAAACCTTACCAGAATGTGGCAAggttttaaatattgagaaagaCTTGTAGTCAAAATGTGTGTCATACTTTTTGTCAAACTTTAGAGCTTCTTTTAGAACTTTGCTGGAACAACTGTTTTTGAGCTATGTCTTTGAGATGTTGCACCTCCACCAAATAAATAGGCTATCTGAACTTAATTTTTATTCATAAACCTGATAACTAATGCTACTGAAGCCATTCCAATGCTATTATTTCTATTACAAACAAAGATGTTATCTAACCACACACTGAATACATATTACTGATTAAAAACCAGCAACCAGTGTGGCTCAGACAGCCCCTATTATAGGCAGGAAACAGCTGTGTTCTAGACAAATTCATTTATAAGTGTGTGGCTTGTGATTGCTAATGTAGGTGATGTGTTTAAATTGCAGCTGCACTGAAGCGGAATGCTTCTAATGTTAATGCTGCAAAAAATAATCTAATCAATTTTGCAGGCTTTTTGCCTATTAATGTATTCTTACCCCTGTGTGTCTGAAGGATTTGAAAATAGTGGCCTAGATCCCACATAATTGTCATTCAATAATAGctgtcatacagtacagtatattgcaataCAATGTCTGCAAAGACAGTAAAACCACCCTTAGTGTTCAGGTTGAGAATTAGTTCTGTTTAACTTATGTTATAAAGTACATTGTTATAGATTATAATGTCACTGGGGTGCTGTAATAAATGGACAACATGCAATAGAACTACTATAGTGACTAGGGGAGAGGCTCCTTTGCTGTAGCTCACCTGGTGAAGTTCTAGCTTTGGAGCCAAAAGCTGGTCATGGGCAACATTGTTCAATTTCAATGCGAAGGCAATAAATAACTGTTGTACGCAGTAGCAGTTTGATTATTATTCTAAGCAGTTTCTTGCAAGTTTAATGCCAAAAACAAGTCCTGAAAGTTTTGCAGTAATTGCAATCCCGCCCACACCAGCCCAAGCTTAACACAGAAATGAATACAGAATCCATTAATTACACCCTGTAGACATTTACAAGCTTTCTTGGCTGCTGCTTGGTTCCTTAAAACCTGAAAATCAGTCAAGCCTGTAATGTGAAGTCAGTATTTTATAGGTTTCATTTTGATTCATGTTCAAATGTGTGGGGGAGTGTGAGTTGAGGGGGAGGGTGGTGTAAAAAATGTCTCTTCCACTGTGGGATGTTAATTGCCTTCAACACAAATGGTTGCCACTCTCAATTTCCAGTCCTGAAGGTGTTTTTAATAATGGAATCAAATGCTGTCCAAAGGAAGATGGCAGATAATACAGCATTATGTATGAGTAAAAATGTTAGACCAGTTTCAGCACAAAGCTGcacacatataataaaataaatgactgcaaGTATCATCATATAACTGAAAGTAATTGTCAGTAAATAttgaattttaaatattaatatctaAAGAAGGACATTTCTTTATAATGCAGTACATGCCATATAAAGCACAGCCTTACAACAGCCACTGTATTTGGAGTGTACATGTGTATGTTACAAACAGATTTGTCATGCTTCAAGTTTCTGTAAAGAACTGGCACACTGGTTATTTACTACTGtctatatttttaacattaggtataAAAAGTGAATCAAATATACTGTTGTGTTATGAGTCTTCCATTTAATACTTCACGTATCTATACTTTCTCTCACTTACAGAATTTTTccatgatttagttttttttttattttatacctaTATTCACTGGTTTATGGCTAGCTTTAGCTGTGTATTCTAAAATCTGGTAGCAGATTGTCATTCAGAAACTGATGCTGTAGTCATTGCTACAGAAAAGAAATTCAATCCACATCAAAACTGactcaacacaaaaataaatgtgaatacgTAAAATTGTATTGTCTAACAATAACTGTAAAGCTTATAAGAAGACTAGTAAGCATTTGTCTCAGCTAAtttcttcttcagtgtactgaTAGTTACTGTAACATCCGAAAGTGGATCACATTTCGTTTCTGTAGCTTTAAAAACCAGACCCCTCATGCCTTGTTAGTAATTCACATTGTGTTGAAATGATAAAGCAGTAATTTGTTACCTTAAGGTTTTCTTTACTTACCGAGCAGTGACATGCTACATCGGAATGTCTTCAGTAGATGTATGCTAAGTTCCCTCTGTAGCTTTTCAAAGTGCAGTCgtacaaaacacaacacacagggTATGAGGAAGTGATGCAAGTGGATATTTCGAGCAGTCGATCTGTTACTGTGGCTTCTTTGCAGCCCCTGTGCTTCCTTCCAGTTCTTTTAAGATGTGTGGAACAAAAGTTCAATAAAACTAATTGCATTCATCagactaaaaacatatttcatgtttgatttctgtttttttggtgtacattttaaaagaaatagctAGTTCAGACTGTGGAAATCCTCTCTTGTGGTGAGCAGTATAGAGCACTGACCAGTGGACAAAATACTGCAGAAGCAGAAATCTGTAACTGTGAACAGGAAATACCTTTTTCAGATATtgctatacaaaaaaagaaaacagaaacatacTAAAAAGATATTTGCcattatatatcttttttcaattatatttctttctgaaaaccacaaacaaaaatagaGTTCTCTTTTTTTCACTTTGGACTGGAAACCAGGGGCCGTATTTTTACCAATCCGGCTCATATCTAAATTCATCTGCCTTTTTAGACAGTTTCCTTCCTTCAGATACGTGCACTACTAGAGATTAGGTTTTTTAATAAACTTACTACACAAATGTCCCACAAATGTATCTAAATGTATTTAGATCAAGCACTGTGTAAAATAGGGCTCTCCCCCTGTCATCTGACTAATTAGATAATGCTTATATAGGTTTGTGTATGAAATGTACTTGATAAGGCAATGTGCAGATACTGTGCATAGAGCTTGGAGATGCATTTAAATCAGCAAAACTATTAAAGTCTGCAAGTGCAGCTGTGGGTGATCTTGCGCTTCTGATTAACGATTGAGAAATAAAGTTACAGGAAGAGGAACATTTAGTTTCAGTTGAGTCTGTGAAACCCCCTAAAGTAAAATAGGGTACCATTTTACCgaaaatataaagaaatgcaaGTGAAACTTAAGAgttttatatattactatataagtAATCGCAAAGCCAACACATTTAATGTATCTGTCACCTTGCTGTGGCACCTTCAGgctctttaaaatatttgttttaaaaactcaaCAATAATACTAAAAGCAAGCAGGTCGTCAAAACATCTGATAAGTTAAGAATCGGAGAAAAGGCTACAAGGGTATGGTTTCTTATAGTAAGACTACTAGGATGTTTGGAAGAGTACAGGCAGTTAACTGTTTGCTCCCTGCAATATTAGGGCCATCAgtcattattttgaaaaaatattatttggtcTTGGGAGCTAAGCAAGTGCTCAGTCATACATTACAAATCATCCATTTATTACATAAATTAAACACTCCAGTGCTCAGCTAGTGTTCAACACCAGTGCAGTGCCAATGGCAGTGAATTCCAGGCTTCAGAACACTTACTAAATCATTTGGTTGAGGCGGATTTAACAGTAATGGTGACGGTAATCCATGCTTAAGGAGAAGTTTGGTTTTCAGGGAACTCTAAGGACTGTTCATTAagatatttgtatatttatttc includes the following:
- the LOC121327838 gene encoding N-arachidonyl glycine receptor-like codes for the protein MSFNMSYSIMPLETEPNEYRTAALVFYSSIFIIGIIVNITALWVFGLTTKRRNSVTVYMMNVALVDLIFIMVLPFRMVYYGKNYWPFGDIFCRMTAALTVFYPCIALWLFALISADRYVAIVQPKHSKELKNVSKAMISCVGVWIMTLGSTVPVLTSENDPDAFSNFTTCLKMSDIIHLKHSNPVNFMRLIFFFLVPIFIMIGCYSVIVDNLIHGRTSKLKPKVKTKSIRIIITLIVQVIVCFVPFHICFVFQLLENSGKDFSAWGAFTTFLMNLSTCLDIILYYIVSKQFQDRVISVILYRNYLRSVRRKSFRTSGSIRSLSNINSEMI